ctcccatttttttgcaggttcttatgaccaaaacactctCAGGGGGCCCCATGGCAAGTTCAGTCacaaggcgctaacactgacaTATGTACGGGCAACCAACCTCAACTAGCTAGTATGGCTAATCAAGGTAATGCAAAACCAAAAAAAACACATACTGCTGTGGACGTGAAAAATGGACATGCAAAAAAACTGGCAAGAGGACTCACGAGTTATCACGGGTGAAAATGCAGGGCCTTCATGCAGCACGTGACATCAGCcagcacccatgtacctgccatcgacgtcatacacaggtcagtccataaaaaaagtgaagttgcggatgTTCAATTAGCAGAAGGGGCATAGTTGGCAGCTCCAAATTGCCATGACTGGACTTCTACAATTGCCATGAATTTAAAACTACATTTGCCATCCCTGGATAACTGTTGTTGCCATCAGTCGACACTTGCAGTTGCCATGGagaaacaactgcagttgccatgccagagcaactacagttgccatgtcatcgcaactgcagttgccatggaggaacaactgcggttgccatgccgatgcaactatagttgccatgccAGTAAACTGCAGTTGCCACATCAGGGGCGACTGCAGTTGCCGTGCTAGCACAAACTGCAAATTGCCATGAATTGACCAACCACTACCATGCTTACAGCGTATTACGCTGGTGGTGACACGGCAAACGTCCCGTGGCAAGCTTCACAAATTGCAGGTGGAGCACGACATTTTGGtgtcacagaccacacaagatggccaaatgcagcacaacaaggtaaggAAAAAAATTGAACCACAAAAAACATCACTACATTTGTTGTTTGTAGTTTTTTGTAGGcaaaacaatagttgccatgtttgttgaacagtACCTGCCATGACTGGACAGCTACAGCTGCCACACATGTCCACACGCAGTCTCACGGCTTGCTGTTTGAAAATATGTCGTGCCAAATCAATCGAAGATGGTGTGATCCGTTGTGATACACATCTTATTCAACCAAAAAATCTTACTCTCGTGCTTGTTTTTTCTATTACAGAACCTACAACTACAGTGAACAGCGGTgcggggacatctactgcggggagctctgagcgcacggaagacgcgttccaccagccagcagactgtcatgccgcaaacaatttcgagtcagagtcgggaatggcaatcattccagcaatgccgacgagcacccctttgaacacaagcactagCAACACTCGAGTAGATGGaactgccgccgatactgaagcgaatgatgaaactgacgacgacgcacaagaggatgaagatggtgggcaatccGAGATCGTGGTACCTCAGCCACCATACATTGGGCAGAGATTTGGATCGTTCGCAGAAGCAAAGGAATACCACCAGGCATACGCAAAGTTCCAtggatttgcggtcaacaccgagtaccataggaaaattaagaaaactaatgagtacagcagaggtgagatgaggtgccacaaggcacggaggaacaagaaggggaaaggtgttgcgcctgtcattccggaacgaaagagaggcatcattctcaagacggggtgccctgtccggtgtaagctaaacaTAGATGGAGCAACATGGGTGGTCAATGagtattttgacgagcacaaccacgaactcataaagaagttcgacctggtgaaatttctgaccgcccacagagggttcacccccgtcgaaaggaaattcgtaaagctgctacatgattgtaacgtcggtccatcaagaatggtacagatactatctctcatccacagcaaaaaggggactctgagtagcatgccatacataccagctgacgtcacaaacctacaggccaagtaccgtagagagagcaagttggcagACATAGAGGCCACAATAGCCTACTTCGATGCGAAAGcaaaggaagatccagatttcatctacaggataaggttggacgatgaggaccgtgtcaggaacatgtattgggtggatggtgctgcaaggagagcctacaaacatttccaagattgcatttcattcgacgcgacgtacctcaccaatatgtacaagatgccatgcgctccgttcataggaataaataaccacaatcagtcgttgcagttcggaTGCGGCCTCGTCCGGAACGAAGACACAGATGGGtacgtttggctgttcaagaccttcttggagtgcatggatggacttgctccgatgaacataataacggaccaagatttcagcatgcgtgcaggcatagaggaggtctttccgttggcagtgcacaggcactgcaggtggcacattataaagaaggctgaggagacgctaggaccgttctttgccgaccgtccagagctgcacaaggcattcgagctgtgcgtggaccacagcttgacggtggaggagtttgaaaggagctggatggccatgactGAAACACATCAAGTCCAGGACAACGAGACTCTTGttagcctgtgggagaagcgaatgtactgggtgccggcctacttcatgcagtgcttcttcccctttctgcagactacgcagcgcagcgaggggttcaatgctgttttaaAGCGGTACgtcagccctggcaactcattgctacagtttgccaagcagtacacagctttgcaacaaaaaattctgggatctgagctacagcaagaagcgaccacagccctaaagcagccaaaattgctaacgtatttaccgatggagaggcaaatgagcaagatatacaccaacaagatctttaacaagtaagtcagttgcatTACAGTCTTATTTGCATAAAAAGCACCAAGTCAGTAGGGGCCTTGTagagtgcaatgcagttgccatgacatgcagctgccatgtttaatgaaatactgtttgccatgcttactcagatgcagttgccatgttaaaatgaaaattttgttttggcatACTTGCTCGGGTGCATTTCCCTTGTTGAatgaagtgcagttgccatgttttatgcgCTGTGCTTCCATtggagcatgttggcatgcaaatgccaatgtcaaaaaatgctaaaaaaatgttatattggcgacacatatgctgaaatgcagttgccatgtttaatgaaatgcaTCTGCCCTTTTTTTGAAATGCAATTGACATGTTTACTCAGCTGTAGATGCCATGTTTAAtaaaaatgcagttgccatgttttatgcaatgtGCTTCCATTGGGGAATGTTGGTGTGGAAATGACGATATCCAGTTGAAAATGTACTGCAATTGCCATGTCTGTTGTACTGCAATTGCCATGTATGTTGTAATGCATTTGCCATGTGTAgtgtactgcatttgccatgttcaacgtaatatatttgccatgttcaatgaactatgtttgccatgttcaaaCAAAATGTATTTCTATTTCCATGACAACATAAGGGTGTACAAGAAAAAGATCGCATGAAAGTTTAAtagaaaacacacaaaacttgcagattccaggaagaaataaagcgtgccagcatgttcacggctttccgggtggacgaacatacgttcaaggtgtgttctattttgggcatgtcaaattcagaacctgaagacgcggacaaaggaaggaactacttcgtcagagcctcgataggcgaaggcgagtactactgccaatgctgcaaattcgaacgggacggcattgtgtgctgtcacatactaaaagtcatggacatgaacgctgtgacatgcatgccccgccatttcataaggaggcgatggacttgggacgctgacgacgcgttggcgccgcagacaacacacgcagttctggctgtgcatgacgagagacctgagtcaaccatggaagccgtgaggcacgttgtgctgacaaagaactatgctgagctaattgatgaagcgtgcaagagtgatgacacagcgagagtcgcagaaaaacacaggaaggcactgaaaagagagcttgatgagatcaaaaaAAGGAAAGCCGAGGAAGCCTTACACcagttcccccgcacatcaagtgtgccttcatccacggggccatcgtctgaaaactcggagataggatctggaacagcaagcacacaaacccaggtcaggaacccaccccgttccatcacaaagggtcgtccgagagagataaggtacaagtcgggactggagattcaagcaaaacacaagaaaacgaagaaaggggcgggcaatccatgagcaaaaattggggcgctgTGACATGGTCCatgtggacattttgttttgtacccCTATACGATGGGATTTTTTTTAAttgggagaatgactcttgagggggGACAGAAGTAGAAGGAAAATTCATTGAATGGATAAAATGCAtttgccatgttatgggtacttaatctgccatattatgtgtagttaatctgccatgctattttataccaaatatgccatgctattttatactagataagccatgctattttatactaaatatgccatgctactttatactaaatatgccatgttagttgtactggatctgccatgttagttgtactggatTTGCCATGtaagttgtactggatctgccatgttatttatgatgtatctgccatgttagttgtactgaaAATTTCCGGATGCTTTTTGTAATGACTCTGCATGGCATATATCCCCATGACAAATACGATGCGGTTTAGAAGCACGTAGTGTGTTGTGTGCAATGTATGGGAAAACAAGTTGGAAAAAAAAGCGTAAACGTGCATAAACCGCAGCAAAGGTTATGGCTACATGATAAACCTACCCAATGCTAGCCGGTGCAATTAGCGATGAAAAAGAACAAGCAAAACAGCCAAAAATGAAAAAATGACAATGACTTTCACTAACCATGTCTgttgaactacatttgccatgttttTTTTGAAAACATCGCAGACGCATTCGAAAGAGCAAAAAACGATGCTAGAAACGACGAAACCACTGTCGTAATGATAAACATAAAAACAGATCTGATGTAACGCCTAAAATAGGTTCACGTCCACACATGTATTACAGAAAACACTAAAAATGTCGCTAACACGCCACCATTACATAGTAGGCTACACGAGGTTGCAGTCATAACGTAGCACACAAAACATAGTTTTCGACAAAAGAACAGagagatagtaccttacattcctcaaCAACAGAATGTAAGGTGTGCGTCTGGTGTGTAacgccacgtgatcacttgtacttcttgatgacttgcttgacagcttcctccacgaactcgcgtgctccggaccgcttgttgaaatcttcattcgtcagcCAGTTCCATGTGCAGATTTTTCggagctcaacgaccgttgcaTCTGTGATAGCGGGGACAATtctgccttcccactttgcaaagtattccagcGCGTGAAAGCCACAGTCTGTCCTGCACGAGGAAAAAGAGTTCAGGTGAACACGCAAAATGGACAGCTGCACCAAAGATGGACTTCAGTTCAGATGTGTCAACAAAAAGAGGGGGTGGATTGATGTAAAAATGGCACATGAAGGAGCGGGTTAAaagaaattacgtgttcccttgcttcacagtcgccacatactcagtcgggaaatgcctgatctggacctttgaatgTTCTTAGTGACGGTTCCAAGTCTCTTTGAGGTTCTTGATGAAGAATTCGGCATGCAtagtaaggtctgcatcagcttccgaacggattgaatcaagcacctcgatacgttggttcttcaggtcaagacagaccgcatagtggtgaccacacttgtcgtgtcggtcgtgtggtgcaagctcctggaacatggggaacatgacctgcatttaaAAAAGTGAAGAAATGAGATACAAAGTTCACATGAAAGAACAACAGAGGGACAAAAAAATtagaatcacgtagaatgtttGATTATGGGTGGGAGTAGTTGAAAGAAAGTTGCCGTCCATTGTATGAACAAAATGAGCCATGTATTTTACTatcaagttgccacatagtttgcatGGGGATACAAAAAATCAAGAAGTCAGTGTGCACGGCAACTGTTGCCACATGAAAACTTCTGCCACACAAACGCAAGTACAGGTTCTGGCAAAAAACCACGCCATGTGAAAAAACGGTGCAGACAGGAaaggagtactcacatatttcttcagtgtgagcttgaaGTCACCGTGTTGTGCAAAATTGttcctcaggattttgtggtggaagtcaccatcccatattttgcaggtcacattGTAATGCATGATTATCTTGTCAGCGCATACATCGGTgtgattgttgatgtagtcgatcccgcatgcaactacattcgtcgacatttttccgtttggcctcacggactcggcaagatcacccaggtcgacgtacgtcgctcCGCACTGAATGACTTtcgttctgtccaaacatgagctgtatgaaaacgaTATAGCATGGAAGAATCATGCCTACTAAGTAAAAAAATATATGAAAGAACTAAAACGTAAGCGGACCATTTATAAAAAGTACGAAGTAGATAAATGGTAAAAAAGAGCAAGCAAGATGAGAGATTATGGGGTATGGTAATTTACGCTTttagctccttcatgtgcttgctgttgGTCCTCGCATTTCCAAAACGCTTGACGATATCGTACAGCTGGGTCTGTTCcttagtggccctgaattcgggctcgtagtcttccacggggggtgggtgaactaccctctgctgcctcacaggACCAGGGGTGacactcctaatggtatcctcagataccgtatctgcaggcacattggaacttgattgcccttgccctCGTGAGGAACTCCTCTGCAATGCTATCTCCTCGATCATGCGGTAAACTTCatcaagtgacggtgaaatctcctcaggggtggctgcaaTGAATATAAAAAAAAGTGGGTTAGGATACATATAAAATCCAAAAACAGATGGATTGTGAGGAGGTAAAGGTCCATGATGTGATATGTAGGTAGAAAAAGTGGGGCAGTTGCCATGGGTGGTCCAACTACAGTCGCTATGACATAGCAAATACAATTGCCATGTAGTTGCACTGTAGTTGCCACCTAGTTGTACTGTAGGTACCATGTCacagcaactgcagttgccatgttgtgtcgGCTCCACTTGCCATGTGAATGCCGTATGAAAAAATGCAGCATGGTAGAAAAAATGCAGGTGGCATGAtgtggcaaatccagttgccatgtgtactgaactgtatttgccatgtgacagcaactacagttgccatgttgaaaTAACTTCAGTTGCCACGTGCTTGCCCAAATGTCAAACGCAGCATGGCAGCAAGAAAAAAACGTAGGtgacatggtgcatcaaatccagttgccatgtcgtCACATGGCAGTTGCCGTCACAAGTGAGGACCCCCAAAGAATGTGATTGGGACAAAAGTCAAACTACAAACATGTATACAAGAAAATCGTAAGTGCGTGATGAGTGTACCTTGCACAATTAgctctgcgaacttgacagccttcctgccctcgaccattggctgcgccatcattgcgggcatgcctcctgggaaagcaaaggcaactggtaTAGGATCGTGCACCACCGGTTGATCTTGactgacgccgaggctgaagcttggtggggtaaaggccattgggtgcctctcattcctACTGGCCGGACCACTAACGACTTTTggggcagaatccaagggtgaaagatcaaaaaacatatctgaatcggccgctACAAAATGATCGGCCTTATTTGCagggcggggcgtgttgtcagcgGTCTCAGCCGCAGCTTTcatgacaatcttcttgtttggactgtaggggacaccgacattgactgggagcctggaagtgcgcagatttatgctggaagaccagcacgcgggggctacgacgcctaggtggaagaccagcacgcggaacggtcgccttagcagtatctccaccgacaggagctggagctgttgtgccaggaTTCTCATCTGCAGATGGCATATCCTTGTGAAGTGCCGCCTTAGCCGCTTCTGTCATGGACACAGGTGAGACACCAGgcacgcgcttggaatcagtgtcagatgagcgggaatcttccatGCCTAGGTTGGTCTCAGGAGCATCCACTTCgacgcttgctgatggggtggcatggctcacagcagcatccttcattgccagaagagttggcaatatttcagctgtcctggcggataccgactcgtcactccccgatgtacggatgcctgttgttctagcctgcacatctgcagccggcggagatggt
This portion of the Triticum dicoccoides isolate Atlit2015 ecotype Zavitan chromosome 7A, WEW_v2.0, whole genome shotgun sequence genome encodes:
- the LOC119333519 gene encoding uncharacterized protein LOC119333519 is translated as MYLPSTSYTAYYAGGDTANVPWQASQIAGGARHFGVTDHTRWPNAAQQEPTTTVNSGAGTSTAGSSERTEDAFHQPADCHAANNFESESGMAIIPAMPTSTPLNTSTSNTRVDGTAADTEANDETDDDAQEDEDGGQSEIVVPQPPYIGQRFGSFAEAKEYHQRLPDESIREYWTRFLSVKDKISDYLDSDIVSAFQRRCKDKGVSNALARCFVQMLPKLSELVSRFCTIEDSWLTEENTDSICEDYLGHLNQQLGVGLGNGTLRVNDLGRRNPPATLGRLWTAL